The Anopheles coluzzii chromosome 2, AcolN3, whole genome shotgun sequence genome window below encodes:
- the LOC120948199 gene encoding adenosine 5'-monophosphoramidase HINT3-like, translating into MNDICNNIKTGRETESNNTTQQPMASVQSTLPNCIFCKIATGNDPATDIVFQNERICIFKDIRPASDFHYLAIPNHHLENVNSLTAADKPLLKELKRELVNYMQSSRGIDPSEASFGFHIPPFTSVKHLHMHAIAPVSKMGFISRMIFRPNTMWFKTDDTIMQSIPSDGTTNQ; encoded by the exons ATGAATGACATTTGCAACAATATAAAAACGGGCAGGGAAACAGAAtcgaacaacacaacacagcaaccCATGGCTTCCGTGCAAAGTACACTGCCGAACTGTATTTTCTGCAAAATTGCCACCGGCAATGATCCGGCGACGGATATCGTGTTCCAAAATGAGCGCATCTGTATCTTCAAGGACATCCGGCCGGCATCGGACTTCCATTATCTGGCCATCCCGAACCACCATCTGGAAAACGTAAACTCACTCACCGCTGCTGATAAGCCCTTGC TGAAAGAACTGAAGCGAGAGCTGGTTAATTACATGCAAAGCAGCAGGGGCATTGATCCATCGGAAGCTTCCTTTGGGTTTCACATTCCACCGTTTACGAGCGTGAAGCATCTGCACATGCACGCGATTGCACCGGTCAGCAAGATGGGTTTCATTTCGAGGATGATTTTCCGACCCAACACCATGTGGTTCAAAACG
- the LOC120948189 gene encoding vacuolar protein sorting-associated protein 8 homolog, translated as MNTLKAPSLHSLLDSDHGSNDSLLAESLQLDIEELDDEEYAIPAVDTLPTLESVLSEIDSDLDSVSALGVRQSNGNGTGTQTSIADDDLIRGGTTPTPSLEEQLKLESILRHVVLHGVTAQLTSAVDRVDAGLATSCAVSMMIAVGTSHGHILAFDCTQTLKWCCQEGITQGAVSAMAFNEDSSRLLAGFARGAILMIDTQTGDVIRTLNEVITPNTGVLHLKWTNRPALALCSDSGGSVWSLNFTRRLGIRGCDSRCLFSGARGEVCTVEPLLLGDEEHPLKTYTIVALATLSKFFVVLIRPRLKVIKFHPMAGYPDCLPLLAWQMVLIQAADSTRSIDPVLAAARGSDLFFHQIIYNSGRISLLFLRHIQLSYNLLAIHWLGPKSIACLDTKEVLHLSDVRTNRELEVIDLSNVGLMYNSAQFKGLATGGNVSPALALAGAAACYNTVVSQGNQLYLLGGKSLHGISARAWSDRISYLTSMQRWDEAIELAIEGYRAAAGRHRRLVSSKDRILRMYEEYLSVTKKTPELCLEAIVGCLIEIQEKQLLWEELYDRLPTTDHYLQIIAKHIECDHLDAVAPSVAQVMCEYFWKKGETTRLENLILKLNWQCLDLHQVLTICRKERLYRAQMYLNTKALGDYTVSLTDLIPQIELATDDLHLGNCVLVYISSCLAGRGYPTGEIAPETIPTVKHEVLRCLTVIHSNKAPEDELPYPYLRRLLQFDTRETLNVISLAFQEKEFNGELGLSQRQRIINILLEILTPEHATWSQIGALLNFIAQQIASRELPENELLLEKVVAYLTAPTDVPLSRREHFEREQTWLELLCSNCLDHMPTEQLLDIARQNRCYHVAEHLLERLGRYEEIFDCYLLDEFRRMQIFSYISQHASDTRRQIYQLVVQNLCQLVDINCEQAVRVLVDGFMRYLSHFLQLLEQADVPERLFRFLEALLKQSVQLETTDLERYLELLCQYRPEEVIEFLKSNDSYRLDNAVRTIKRYELNAPLIYLYEKQGDYQSAYAVAVETLKDAPESSAEMCALQVSALCTRASSVLTESDREQLWFSLLHIVLARSDLTTVTKNILHSASEFVDLSKLVQLVLTSSGSTSTGNFGDIKHLLIGMLSNSAYETLLLQTTSRILGNDLHAMLARERKIAMRGLAVKSIKCIVCRARLYNTERQPIVVMGDCGHAMHQQCAANFCTVPVETPNGTDGNGGTAQNVETGTGKAPVMKRLKCPRCDAVVVEECSIRTPECYVESGPYANDSSTDKGPSTLKLSAPPRVG; from the exons ATGAACACGCTGAAGGCGCCATCGTTGCACTCGCTGCTCGATTCCGACCATGGGTCGAACGACAGTCTGCTGGCGGAATCGCTCCAGCTCGACATCGAAGAG CTGGATGATGAAGAGTACGCAATCCCGGCCGTCGATACGCTGCCCACGCTCGAGAGTGTGCTGAGCGAAATCGACAGCGATCTGGATAGTGTGTCGGCGCTCGGTGTGCGGCAGTCGAACGGAAATGGCACCGGCACGCAAACCTCCATCGCGGACGACGATCTGATCCGCGGTGGAACCACACCGACCCCGTCCCTGGAGGAACAGCTGAAGCTCGAGTCAATTCTGCGCCACGTCGTGCTGCACGGTGTAACGGCCCAGCTGACCTCGGCCGTCGATCGTGTGGACGCCGGGCTGGCCACATCGTGCGCCGTCTCGATGATGATTGCCGTCGGTACGTCGCACGGGCACATTCTCGCGTTCGACTGCACGCAAACGCTGAAGTGGTGCTGCCAGGAGGGAATCACACAGGGCGCCGTATCGGCGATGGCATTTAACGAGGACAGCTCCCGTCTGCTGGCCGGCTTTGCGCGCGGGGCCATCCTCATGATTGACACACAAACGGGCGACGTGATCAGGACGCTGAACGAAGTGATCACACCGAACACGGGTGTGCTGCATCTGAAGTGGACGAACCGGCCCGCTCTGGCCCTTTGCTCCGATTCGGGCGGCTCGGTGTGGAGCTTAAACTTTACCCGAAGGCTTGGCATACGGGGATGCGATTCGCGCTGCCTGTTCAGTGGGGCCCGCGGAGAGGTGTGTACGGTCGagccgctgctgctcggcGACGAGGAACATCCGCTGAAAACGTACACCATCGTGGCGCTGGCCACGCTGAGCAAGTTTTTCGTCGTGCTGATACGGCCCCGGCTGAAGGTGATCAAATTTCATCCCATGGCGGGCTACCCGGACTGTCTGCCGTTGCTGGCCTGGCAGATGGTGCTCATCCAGGCGGCCGATTCGACGCGCAGCATCGATCCGGTCCTGGCGGCGGCACGTGGCAGCGACCTGTTCTTCCATCAAATCATCTACAACAGCGGGCGCATATCGTTGCTCTTCCTGCGGCACATTCAGCTGTCGTACAATCTGCTCGCCATCCACTGGCTTGGGCCGAAATCGATCGCCTGTCTCGACACGAAGGAAGTGCTGCACCTTTCCGACGTGCGCACGAACCGGGAGCTGGAGGTGATCGACCTGTCGAACGTGGGGCTCATGTACAACTCGGCACAGTTCAAGGGCCTGGCGACGGGGGGCAACGTGTCACCGGCGCTCGCCCTGGCTGGGGCGGCCGCTTGCTACAACACGGTAGTGTCGCAGGGCAATCAGCTGTACCTGCTGGGTGGCAAGAGTCTGCACGGCATCAGTGCTCGGGCGTGGAGCGATCGGATATCCTACCTTACCTCGATGCAACGGTGGGACGAAGCGATCGAGCTAGCGATTGAAGGTTATCGGGCGGCGGCAGGACGACATCGGCGCCTCGTTTCTTCGAAGGACCGAATACTGCGCATGTACGAGGAGTATCTGAGTGTCACGAAGAAAACGCCGGAACTGTGCCTCGAAGCAATAGTGGGATGCTTGATAGAGATTCAAGAAAA GCAACTGCTTTGGGAGGAACTGTACGATCGGCTTCCCACCACCGATCATTACCTGCAGATCATAGCGAAACACATCGAGTGCGACCATCTGGACGCGGTTGCACCGAGCGTTGCGCAAGTGATGTGCGAATACTTCTGGAAGAAGGGCGAAACGACACGGCTGGAGAACTTGATCCTGAAGCTAAACTGGCAGTGTCTCGATCTGCATCAAGTGCTAACGATCTGCCGCAAGGAACGACTTTACCGTGCGCAGATGTACCTCAACACAAAAGCCTTGGGAGATTACACCGTCTCGCTGACGGATCTGATTCCACAGATCGAGCTCGCGACGGACGATCTACACCTCGGCAACTGCGTGCTGGTGTACATCTCGAGCTGTCTCGCCGGCCGTGGCTATCCCACCGGAGAGATTGCGCCGGAAACCATTCCCACCGTAAAGCACGAAGTGTTGCGCTGCCTGACGGTGATTCACTCCAACAAGGCGCCGGAAGACGAGCTGCCCTATCCGTACTTGCGCCGCCTGCTGCAGTTTGACACGCGCGAAACGCTCAACGTCATATCGCTTGCCTTCCAGGAGAAGGAATTTAACGGCGAGCTGGGCCTTTCGCAGCGCCAGCGCATCATTAACATTTTGCTGGAAATTTTAACACCCGAGCACGCGACCTGGTCACAGATCGGAGCCCTGCTGAACTTTATCGCCCAGCAGATTGCGTCTCGCGAGCTGCCGGAGaatgagctgctgctggagaagGTCGTTGCGTACCTGACGGCACCGACGGACGTACCACTGTCCAGGCGGGAACACTTTGAGCGCGAACAGACGTGGCTCGAGCTGCTGTGCTCGAACTGTCTCGATCACATGCCGACGGAGCAGCTGCTGGACATTGCGCGGCAGAACCGCTGCTACCACGTGGCCGAGCATCTGCTGGAGCGGCTCGGGCGGTATGAGGAAATATTCGACTGCTATCTGCTGGACGAGTTCCGGCGCATGCAGATATTCTCGTACATCTCGCAGCATGCGAGCGATACGCGGCGCCAGATCTACCAGCTGGTGGTGCAAAATCTCTGCCAGCTGGTGGACATCAACTGCGAGCAGGCCGTGCGAGTGCTGGTGGACGGCTTCATGCGCTACTTGAGCCACTTTCTGCAGCTGCTGGAGCAGGCAGACGTTCCCGAGCGACTGTTTCGCTTTCTCGAGGCACTGCTCAAGCAATCGGTCCAGCTGGAAACGACGGATCTGGAGCGATACCTGGAGCTGCTGTGCCAGTACCGGCCGGAGGAGGTGATCGAGTTTCTCAAGTCGAACGACTCCTACCGGCTAGACAATGCCGTCCGGACGATCAAGCGCTACGAGCTGAACGCTCCGCTGATCTACCTCTACGAGAAGCAGGGCGACTACCAGTCCGCCTACGCCGTGGCCGTGGAAACGCTCAAGGATGCGCCGGAAAGTTCGGCCGAAATGTGCGCCCTGCAGGTGAGCGCCCTGTGCACGCGTGCCTCCTCCGTGCTGACGGAAAGCGACCGGGAGCAGCTGTGGTTCTCGCTGCTGCACATCGTGCTGGCCCGGTCCGATCTGACCACGGTCACGAAAAACATTCTCCATTCGGCGAGCGAATTCGTTGACCTTTCGAAGCTGGTCCAGCTGGTGCTGACATCGTCCGGTAGCACCAGCACGGGCAACTTTGGCGACATTAAGCACCTGCTGATAGGTATGCTTTCCAATTCGGCGTACGAAACGCTACTGCTACAAACCACATCACGCATACTGGGCAACGATCTGCACGCGATGTTGGCCCGCGAGCGCAAGATTGCGATGCGCGGACTGGCCGTAAAGTCGATCAAGTGTATTGTGTGTCGCGCCCGGCTTTACAACACCGAACGGCAACCGATCGTCGTGATGGGTGACTGTGGCCACGCCATGCATCAGCAGTGTGCGGCCAACTTCTGTACTGTTCCGGTGGAGACGCCCAACGGAACCGATGGCAATGGGGGAACGGCGCAAAACGTCGAAACGGGGACGGGTAAGGCGCCGGTAATGAAGCGTCTAAAATGTCCACGCTGTGATGCGGTGGTCGTGGAGGAGTGTTCCATCCGCACGCCCGAATGTTACGTGGAAAGTGGTCCTTACGCGAACGATTCGAGTACTGACAAGGGTCCCAGTACGCTGAAGCTTAGCGCTCCGCCCAGAGTGGGTTGA
- the LOC120948195 gene encoding folliculin, which produces MNAIIALCHFCEVHGPGAIFCTQTLRETNIQQLDISFDIDRKGCAACNSIGNNIGLVSRDPESNANFVSSQIPVLVETVPLVKTAAFRSLSSEVSCTPSEGGFVFFGDAKHGHVLSHAFHLIDSEARGFQKRFSIVILMKDKMFLLNTQPFLADCMGKISRELQEYARLVHEEDLRRQGLDRAQRINKCYGSGSTSNATNITANRSLIELTGKESIYAYVHAHFSFILWAGARYLTESLTLGCPSTPVWLGKETEEGFAIVQSDKEGYQMRRLGLGAGDKPPFDQVDELTRAKYSLRMFRSILKSNFLSVCYCALTGIQIVIRGTPVKGYCLVANLKKFLPEALHKLARAHAETYTSANEFRIINLKQEAIAPHSSSSIMRVDLVDDQDKDTVAVCAWEGELPSKLPSLLQKIIKAIDEELFNDHALDKHLRVLVEEWKNKVVCIRKVSSNQDVAKIKKIMGVQQQDQVLINYWYNHL; this is translated from the exons ATGAATGCAATCATTGCACTGTGCCACTTCTGTGAAGTTCATG GACCGGGCGCTATTTTTTGCACGCAAACGTTGCGCGAAACAAACATCCAGCAGCTCGACATAAGCTTCGATATCGACCGGAAGGGATGTGCGGCGTGCAATTCGATCGGCAACAATATCGGGCTCGTGAGTCGCGACCCGGAAAGCAATGCCAACTTTGTCAGCAGCCAGATACCGGTGCTGGTGGAGACGGTTCCGCTCGTTAAGACGGCCGCCTTCCGGAGTCTCAGCTCGGAGGTGAGCTGTACGCCTTCCGAGGGTGGGTTCGTGTTCTTTGGTGATGCCAAGCATGGGCACGTGCTCAGTCACGCATTTCATTTGATCGACTCGGAGGCCCGCGGCTTCCAGAAGCGGTTCTCCATCGTGATACTGATGAAGGACAAGATGTTTCTGCTGAACACACAGCCCTTTCTGGCTGACTGTATGGGGAAGATATCGCGAGAGCTGCAGGAGTATGCGCGTCTCGTGCACGAGGAAGATCTACGCCGACAGGGCCTGGACAGGGCGCAGCGGATCAACAAATGCTACGGAAGTGGATCAACCAGCAATGCCACAAACATTACCGCCAATCGTTCGCTGATCGAGCTGACGGGCAAGGAGTCCATTTACGCTTACGTTCATgctcatttttcttttatacTTTGGGCGGGTGCTCGATATTTGACGGAAAGCCTTACACTCGGCTGTCCTTCGACGCCGGTATGGTTGGGAAAGGAAACGGAGGAGGGATTTGCGATCGTACAGTCCGACAAGGAGGGTTACCAGATGCGCCGGCTCGGGCTCGGGGCTGGGGACAAACCCCCCTTCGACCAGGTGGACGAGCTAACGCGCGCCAAATACTCGCTGCGAATGTTTCGAAGCATTTTGAAGTCCAACTTCCTGTCCGTTTGCTACTGTGCGCTGACGGGCATACAGATCGTGATCCGCGGCACACCGGTGAAGGGTTACTGTTTGGTGGCGAatttgaaaaagttccttCCCGAGGCACTGCACAAGCTGGCGCGGGCGCACGCCGAAACGTACACGTCGGCGAACGAGTTTCGCATCATCAACCTGAAGCAGGAAGCGATTGCGCCACACTCGTCGAGCAGCATTATGCGCGTGGATCTGGTCGACGATCAGGACAAGGACACGGTGGCGGTGTGCGCATGGGAGGGCGAATTGCCAAGCAAAT TGCCCAGTCTACTGCAGAAGATCATCAAGGCCATCGACGAGGAGTTGTTCAACGACCATGCGTTGGATAAACATTTACGGGTATTGGTGGAGGAGTGGAAAAA CAAAGTGGTGTGCATTCGAAAGGTGAGCTCCAACCAGGACGTGGCCAAAATTAAAAAGATAATGGGAGTTCAGCAGCAGGACCAAGTTCTGATCAACTATTGGTATAACCATCTTTAA
- the LOC120948194 gene encoding putative glycerol kinase 5 isoform X4, with protein MAANDRQYIATLDVGTTTIRCIIYAAPTNGQPVTVGTAYDHVDLIYPAPGWVEISPEKLWTSVLQVIRQATEDANLKIEQLTCLAIATQRNSFTCWNRNTGQVYHNFITWKDLRADQLVKDWNESFTLRLLKFGASVLHFVTRSKRFLAGSVIKLMNPQITLRLAWVLQNNPSVQEDLKLGSVLYGTIDSWLLYRLRQGTDLTKQVEHISDVTNCTSTGIYDPFGQEWAGWALNLFSIKKELLPKVVDNSYDFGHVHETLLGARIKIAASVSDQAASLWGNCCFERGDVKITMGTGSFLNVNTGTKCLASVHGLYPLIGYKLQGGAGSPPDIIYLMEGSSNDTGSIIEWALNVGLFDDPAASAAMALSVPNSDGVLFVPAFSGLGPPIRDDTAGSGFIGIKPSTRKEHMVRALLESLAFRVALLYDCALRETGFSFTCIRVDGGVSKNDFICQTLADLTGIEVERGEVADSSALGAMYMAGLNCGIWSTKRQLAELRKGIDINHKWDRKVRRTRPKSLDVYLSLLVKLYRFLYRRTKKKFNKIVMRRLFMSRTNHPPMSLNRVAHLMKLRGKDEKSVAVVIGTVTNDVRMMDVPKLNVCALRVTDKARQRILKNGGKIYTFDQLALLSPTGRNTVLMQGKRTAREVFKHFGRAPGVPHSNTRPYVQSKGRKFEKARGRRSSCGYKN; from the exons ATGGCAGCAAACGATCGGCAATACATCGCTACGCTCGACGTTGGCACAACGACGATTCGGTGCATCATCTACGCAGCCCCAACAAACGGACAACCGGTCACGGTCGGCACCGCCTATGATCAT GTTGATTTGATCTACCCTGCTCCAGGGTGGGTTGAAATAAGCCCCGAAAAACTGTGGACCAGTGTGCTGCAGGTGATCCGACAGGCGACGGAAG ATGCCAACCTGAAGATCGAACAGCTCACCTGCTTGGCGATAGCGACGCAGCGGAACAGCTTTACCTGCTGGAATCGGAACACGGGCCAGGTGTATCACAACTTCATCACCTGGAAGGATTTGCGGGCCGATCAGCTTGTGAAGGACTGGAATGAGAGTTTCACGCTCCGGCTGCTGAAATTCGGTGCAAGCGTGCTGCATTTCGTTACCCGCAGTAAACGGTTTCTGGCGGGCAGCGTGATCAAGCTGATGAATCCACAGATCACGCTACGGTTGGCCTGGGTGCTGCAGAACAATCCTTCCGTGCAGGAGGACCTAAAGCTCGGCAGCGTTCTGTACGGGACGATCGATTCCTGGCTCCTGTATCGTTTGCGCCAGGGCACGGATCTTACGAAGCAGGTGGAGCATATAAGCGATGTGACCAACTGCACCTCGACCGGAATTTACGATCCTTTCGGGCAAGAGTGGGCCGGTTGGGCATTAAATCTGTTTTCCATTAAG AAAGAGCTGCTACCGAAGGTGGTGGACAATTCGTACGACTTTGGCCACGTGCACGAGACGCTGCTGGGAGCGAGAATCAAAATAGCCGCCTCGGTAAGCGACCAGGCGGCTTCGCTGTGGGGCAACTGTTGCTTCGAGCGGGGCGACGTGAAGATCACGATGGGTACGGGCTCCTTTCTGAACGTGAACACTGGAACAAAGTGCCTTGCCTCGGTGCACGGGCTGTATCCGCTGATCGGCTACAAGCTGCAAGGCGGAGCTGGTTCGCCGCCGGACATTATCTACCTCATGGAGGGCTCGTCCAACGATACGGGCTCCATCATCGAATGGGCCCTCAATGTGGGTTTGTTCGACGATCCGGCCGCAAGTGCCGCGATGGCCCTATCGGTGCCCAACTCGGACGGTGTCCTCTTCGTACCAGCGTTCAGTGGACTTGGT CCACCGATTCGTGACGATACTGCCGGAAGTGGATTCATTGGCATTAAGCCTTCCACGCGCAAAGAGCACATGGTGCGCGCTCTGCTGGAAAGTCTCGCGTTTCGCGTGGCCCTCCTGTACGACTGTGCGCTGCGGGAAACGGGCTTCTCCTTCACCTGCATCCGGGTCGATGGAGGGGTTTCGAAGAACGATTTCATCTGCCAAACGCTGGCCGATCTGACCGGGATCGAGGTGGAACGGGGCGAGGTGGCAGACTCGTCCGCACTGGGGGCAATGTATATGGCCGGGCTGAACTGTGGCATCTGGAGCACGAAACGGCAGCTGGCGGAGCTAAGGAAG GGTATCGATATCAATCATAAGTGGGACCGCAAGGTCCGTCGTACTCGGCCAAAGTCGTTGGACGTGTACCTTTCGCTGCTGGTGAAG CTGTACCGCTTCCTGTACCGACGCACGAAAAAGAAGTTCAACAAGATCGTGATGCGTCGTCTGTTCATGAGCCGCACGAACCATCCGCCCATGTCGCTCAACCGTGTGGCCCATCTGATGAAGCTGCGCGGCAAGGACGAGAAGTCGGTCGCCGTCGTGATCGGCACCGTGACGAACGATGTGCGCATGATGGATGTGCCGAAGCTGAACGTGTGCGCACTCCGCGTGACCGATAAGGCCCGCCAGCGCATCCTGAAGAACGGTGGCAAGATCTACACGTTCGATCAGCTGGCGCTGCTCTCCCCGACCGGAAGGAACACCGTCCTGATGCAGGGCAAGCGAACCGCCCGCGAGGTATTCAAGCACTTCGGCCGTGCGCCGGGCGTGCCGCACTCCAACACCCGCCCGTACGTGCAGTCGAAGGGCCGCAAGTTCGAGAAGGCTCGCGGTCGTCGCAGCAGCTGCGGTTACAAGAACTAA
- the LOC120948194 gene encoding 60S ribosomal protein L18 isoform X2: protein MGIDINHKWDRKVRRTRPKSLDVYLSLLVKLYRFLYRRTKKKFNKIVMRRLFMSRTNHPPMSLNRVAHLMKLRGKDEKSVAVVIGTVTNDVRMMDVPKLNVCALRVTDKARQRILKNGGKIYTFDQLALLSPTGRNTVLMQGKRTAREVFKHFGRAPGVPHSNTRPYVQSKGRKFEKARGRRSSCGYKN from the exons ATG GGTATCGATATCAATCATAAGTGGGACCGCAAGGTCCGTCGTACTCGGCCAAAGTCGTTGGACGTGTACCTTTCGCTGCTGGTGAAG CTGTACCGCTTCCTGTACCGACGCACGAAAAAGAAGTTCAACAAGATCGTGATGCGTCGTCTGTTCATGAGCCGCACGAACCATCCGCCCATGTCGCTCAACCGTGTGGCCCATCTGATGAAGCTGCGCGGCAAGGACGAGAAGTCGGTCGCCGTCGTGATCGGCACCGTGACGAACGATGTGCGCATGATGGATGTGCCGAAGCTGAACGTGTGCGCACTCCGCGTGACCGATAAGGCCCGCCAGCGCATCCTGAAGAACGGTGGCAAGATCTACACGTTCGATCAGCTGGCGCTGCTCTCCCCGACCGGAAGGAACACCGTCCTGATGCAGGGCAAGCGAACCGCCCGCGAGGTATTCAAGCACTTCGGCCGTGCGCCGGGCGTGCCGCACTCCAACACCCGCCCGTACGTGCAGTCGAAGGGCCGCAAGTTCGAGAAGGCTCGCGGTCGTCGCAGCAGCTGCGGTTACAAGAACTAA
- the LOC120948194 gene encoding putative glycerol kinase 5 isoform X1, with the protein MAANDRQYIATLDVGTTTIRCIIYAAPTNGQPVTVGTAYDHVDLIYPAPGWVEISPEKLWTSVLQVIRQATEDANLKIEQLTCLAIATQRNSFTCWNRNTGQVYHNFITWKDLRADQLVKDWNESFTLRLLKFGASVLHFVTRSKRFLAGSVIKLMNPQITLRLAWVLQNNPSVQEDLKLGSVLYGTIDSWLLYRLRQGTDLTKQVEHISDVTNCTSTGIYDPFGQEWAGWALNLFSIKKELLPKVVDNSYDFGHVHETLLGARIKIAASVSDQAASLWGNCCFERGDVKITMGTGSFLNVNTGTKCLASVHGLYPLIGYKLQGGAGSPPDIIYLMEGSSNDTGSIIEWALNVGLFDDPAASAAMALSVPNSDGVLFVPAFSGLGPPIRDDTAGSGFIGIKPSTRKEHMVRALLESLAFRVALLYDCALRETGFSFTCIRVDGGVSKNDFICQTLADLTGIEVERGEVADSSALGAMYMAGLNCGIWSTKRQLAELRKVDKTFAPDGAQRAKRLKQMRAWERAVDRFKKWYMLEDIKNLD; encoded by the exons ATGGCAGCAAACGATCGGCAATACATCGCTACGCTCGACGTTGGCACAACGACGATTCGGTGCATCATCTACGCAGCCCCAACAAACGGACAACCGGTCACGGTCGGCACCGCCTATGATCAT GTTGATTTGATCTACCCTGCTCCAGGGTGGGTTGAAATAAGCCCCGAAAAACTGTGGACCAGTGTGCTGCAGGTGATCCGACAGGCGACGGAAG ATGCCAACCTGAAGATCGAACAGCTCACCTGCTTGGCGATAGCGACGCAGCGGAACAGCTTTACCTGCTGGAATCGGAACACGGGCCAGGTGTATCACAACTTCATCACCTGGAAGGATTTGCGGGCCGATCAGCTTGTGAAGGACTGGAATGAGAGTTTCACGCTCCGGCTGCTGAAATTCGGTGCAAGCGTGCTGCATTTCGTTACCCGCAGTAAACGGTTTCTGGCGGGCAGCGTGATCAAGCTGATGAATCCACAGATCACGCTACGGTTGGCCTGGGTGCTGCAGAACAATCCTTCCGTGCAGGAGGACCTAAAGCTCGGCAGCGTTCTGTACGGGACGATCGATTCCTGGCTCCTGTATCGTTTGCGCCAGGGCACGGATCTTACGAAGCAGGTGGAGCATATAAGCGATGTGACCAACTGCACCTCGACCGGAATTTACGATCCTTTCGGGCAAGAGTGGGCCGGTTGGGCATTAAATCTGTTTTCCATTAAG AAAGAGCTGCTACCGAAGGTGGTGGACAATTCGTACGACTTTGGCCACGTGCACGAGACGCTGCTGGGAGCGAGAATCAAAATAGCCGCCTCGGTAAGCGACCAGGCGGCTTCGCTGTGGGGCAACTGTTGCTTCGAGCGGGGCGACGTGAAGATCACGATGGGTACGGGCTCCTTTCTGAACGTGAACACTGGAACAAAGTGCCTTGCCTCGGTGCACGGGCTGTATCCGCTGATCGGCTACAAGCTGCAAGGCGGAGCTGGTTCGCCGCCGGACATTATCTACCTCATGGAGGGCTCGTCCAACGATACGGGCTCCATCATCGAATGGGCCCTCAATGTGGGTTTGTTCGACGATCCGGCCGCAAGTGCCGCGATGGCCCTATCGGTGCCCAACTCGGACGGTGTCCTCTTCGTACCAGCGTTCAGTGGACTTGGT CCACCGATTCGTGACGATACTGCCGGAAGTGGATTCATTGGCATTAAGCCTTCCACGCGCAAAGAGCACATGGTGCGCGCTCTGCTGGAAAGTCTCGCGTTTCGCGTGGCCCTCCTGTACGACTGTGCGCTGCGGGAAACGGGCTTCTCCTTCACCTGCATCCGGGTCGATGGAGGGGTTTCGAAGAACGATTTCATCTGCCAAACGCTGGCCGATCTGACCGGGATCGAGGTGGAACGGGGCGAGGTGGCAGACTCGTCCGCACTGGGGGCAATGTATATGGCCGGGCTGAACTGTGGCATCTGGAGCACGAAACGGCAGCTGGCGGAGCTAAGGAAGGTGGACAAAACATTCGCACCCGATGGGGCGCAACGTGCGAAACGATTGAAGCAGATGCGGGCATGGGAGCGGGCAGTGGATCGGTTTAAAAAGTGGTACATGCTGGAGGACATTAAAAACCTAGACTGA
- the LOC120948203 gene encoding uncharacterized protein LOC120948203, translating to MGGVDTTRWKPRRTKGTVIYKTRNQFAWAVIAAGTAIFATYYTVVSYVGGDGLKERLRRDFFEKTEEEVDRRNLMRFSLVAPKRGDTIRKLLEEEKDDQTKK from the exons ATGGGTGGTGTTGATACGACTCGCTGGAAACCTCGCCGTACGAAGGGTACCGTGATATACAAGACACGAAACCAGTTCGCTTGGGCGGTGATAGCGGCCGGCACCGCAATCTTTGCCACCTATTA CACTGTCGTGAGCTACGTTGGCGGTGATGGTCTGAAGGAGCGCCTGAGGCGGGACTTTTTCGAGAAGACTGAGGAGGAGGTGGACCGCCGGAATCTGATGCGGTTTAGCTTGGTCGCACCAAAGCGAGGCGACACGATACGGAAGCTGCTCGAGGAGGAGAAGGACGATCAGACGAAGAAGTAG